One window from the genome of Jiangella alba encodes:
- a CDS encoding HAMP domain-containing sensor histidine kinase: protein MAWRPRLRPGLRHRVVLWFGLLGFGLSLLLAVTVWVLLSRFLVTEQESTALTETSANATAIQRGLSASQSDIDGLLAGLPAADGRTAAMLRWDGTWHVTPAGTSPDELPAALLATAEGGRPAQERVSVDGTTQLAVALPLSNPGDVYVELYSLSSLNRVLLILAISLVAGVVLATGLGLAVGRAAGRRALRPLDAVSRTAARLAAGDLRVRLDAGDDPDLVEPAASFNRTAEALQQRVEADTRFAADVSHELRTPLTTMLNSMQLLQARQADLPPALREPLELLAAELDRFRQLVVDLLEISRDSAADDPGARETVVLGDLVRHSADSAAGRPVTSVDPDVADALVLADKRRLSRVVANLVDNAELHGGGCLAVRVLAHDGRVRFEVDDAGPGVPEDRRTRVFDRFARDGVSGGRGGRGVGLGLAIVAQHVRWHGGAVTVLDRPGGGARFVVDLPVVRSSSAGWRT, encoded by the coding sequence ATGGCCTGGCGGCCGAGGCTGCGGCCGGGACTGCGCCACCGGGTCGTCCTGTGGTTCGGGCTGCTCGGCTTCGGGCTGTCGCTGCTGCTGGCGGTCACGGTGTGGGTGCTGCTGAGCCGGTTCCTCGTCACCGAGCAGGAGTCGACGGCGCTGACGGAGACGTCGGCGAACGCGACGGCGATCCAGCGCGGACTGTCGGCCAGCCAGAGCGACATCGACGGCCTGCTCGCCGGCCTGCCCGCGGCGGACGGCCGGACGGCGGCGATGCTGCGGTGGGACGGGACGTGGCACGTGACGCCCGCGGGGACGTCGCCGGACGAGCTGCCCGCGGCGCTGCTGGCGACGGCCGAGGGCGGCCGGCCGGCGCAGGAGCGGGTCTCCGTCGACGGGACGACGCAGCTGGCGGTCGCGCTGCCGCTGAGCAACCCCGGCGACGTGTACGTCGAGCTCTACTCGCTGTCGTCACTGAACCGGGTGCTGCTGATCCTCGCCATCAGCCTCGTGGCCGGTGTCGTGCTGGCGACGGGGTTGGGGCTGGCGGTGGGGCGGGCGGCGGGCCGGCGGGCGCTGCGTCCGCTCGACGCCGTCAGCCGGACGGCGGCCCGGCTGGCCGCCGGTGACCTGCGCGTGCGTCTCGACGCCGGCGACGACCCCGACCTCGTCGAGCCGGCCGCGTCGTTCAACCGCACGGCCGAGGCGCTTCAGCAGCGGGTCGAGGCCGACACCCGGTTCGCCGCCGACGTCAGCCACGAACTGCGCACACCGCTCACGACGATGCTGAACTCGATGCAGCTGCTGCAGGCGCGGCAGGCGGATCTGCCGCCGGCGCTGCGCGAGCCGCTCGAGCTGCTGGCCGCCGAACTGGACCGGTTCCGCCAGCTGGTCGTCGACCTCCTCGAGATCTCCCGCGACTCCGCCGCCGACGACCCCGGCGCCCGCGAGACCGTCGTCCTCGGCGACCTCGTCCGCCACTCCGCCGACTCCGCCGCCGGCCGCCCCGTCACCTCCGTCGACCCCGACGTCGCCGACGCGCTCGTGCTGGCCGACAAGCGGCGGCTGTCGCGGGTGGTGGCGAACCTCGTCGACAACGCCGAACTGCACGGCGGCGGCTGCCTGGCCGTCCGGGTCCTCGCGCACGACGGCCGGGTCCGCTTCGAGGTGGACGACGCCGGGCCGGGCGTGCCGGAGGACCGGCGCACGCGCGTCTTCGACCGCTTCGCCCGCGACGGTGTCAGCGGCGGACGGGGTGGGCGCGGGGTGGGTCTCGGGCTGGCGATCGTGGCCCAGCACGTGCGCTGGCACGGCGG